One Panicum virgatum strain AP13 chromosome 3N, P.virgatum_v5, whole genome shotgun sequence DNA segment encodes these proteins:
- the LOC120667929 gene encoding disease resistance protein RGA5-like, which yields MKKEGLLKCLIGKMTNLVKKSKERRKISIGVKDIMTHVNEVTERCLRYKVDDIMARPATASMVDPRLAAMFSKVKNLVGISKSSGELISMLQPLQRGDATNVKMKIVSVVGVGGLGKTTLAKAVYDKLKDDFDCKAFVPVGRNPDLKEVLKDILIDLDSDRDLQLSMAILDERQLINKIRKFFIDNKKSYGI from the exons atgaagaaagagGGGTTGCTCAAATGCCTCATTGGGAAGATGACAAACTTGGTCAAGAAGAGCAAGGAGCGACGCAAGATCAGCATCGGTGTCAAGGACATCATGACTCATGTCAATGAGGTGACAGAGCGGTGTCTCAGGTACAAGGTCGACGATATCATGGCTAGGCCAGCCACAGCATCGATGGTTGATCCTCGTCTTGCAGCTATGTTCAGCAAAGTGAAAAACCTTGTTGGCATCAGCAAGTCAAGTGGTGAACTCATCTCCATGCTGCAGCCCTTGCAGCGGGGTGATGCTACCAATGTGAAGATGAAGATAGTATCAGTTGTCGGAGTTGGTGGGTTAGGCAAGACCACTCTTGCAAAAGCTGTCTATGATAAGCTTAAAGATGATTTTGATTGCAAGGCATTTGTTCCTGTTGGTAGAAATCCTGACTTGAAGGAAGTTCTCAAGGACATTCTAATTGATCTTGATAGTGACCGAGACCTACAGTTAAGCATGGCAATATTGGATGAAAGGCAGCTCATAAACAAGATCCGTAAATTCTTCATTGACAACAAGAAAAG TTATGGTATCTGA